A genomic segment from Acuticoccus sediminis encodes:
- a CDS encoding CorA family divalent cation transporter produces the protein MDSHIRFALHLSGELCGKGIDDEEDVAALVSGEAPVWLHLSADHPDTNEWIKEHLSYLGAPVREALLEPETRPRALWTGSGLMVILRVINFRENEDPEDMVPVRIWLDEHRIVSLSSAGVQSISHVAKLVRSGAGPRTPVGLLSRIVEEVTDRIEKHAAALEDRVDELETETITNPREEIRRSVAAQRLALTELWRYIPPQREAVRAIAHAGEPLLDETGSTSILEQHDQLTRVSELLAAQRERLQTIRDELGSAQAELLNRNLYVLSVISAIFLPLGFMTGLMGINMGGIPGAHSSLGFWVFAVLMILVAVGMLVALRRARML, from the coding sequence ATGGACAGTCATATCCGCTTTGCCTTGCACCTGTCGGGGGAACTCTGCGGCAAGGGAATCGACGACGAGGAGGACGTCGCCGCGCTGGTCTCCGGCGAGGCGCCGGTATGGCTCCACCTCTCCGCCGACCACCCGGACACCAACGAGTGGATCAAGGAGCACCTCTCCTATCTCGGCGCACCCGTGCGCGAGGCGCTTCTGGAGCCGGAGACGCGGCCGCGCGCGCTCTGGACCGGGTCGGGGCTGATGGTCATCCTGCGGGTCATCAACTTCAGGGAAAACGAAGACCCCGAGGACATGGTGCCGGTGCGCATCTGGCTCGACGAGCACCGGATCGTGTCGCTGTCGAGCGCGGGGGTGCAGTCGATCTCCCATGTCGCCAAGCTGGTGCGCTCCGGCGCGGGACCGCGCACGCCCGTCGGCCTCCTGTCGAGGATCGTCGAGGAGGTGACCGACCGCATCGAGAAGCACGCGGCGGCGCTGGAGGACCGGGTCGACGAGCTGGAGACCGAGACGATCACCAATCCGCGCGAGGAGATCCGCCGCTCTGTCGCCGCGCAGCGTCTCGCTCTGACCGAGCTGTGGCGTTACATCCCGCCGCAGCGGGAGGCGGTGCGCGCGATCGCCCACGCCGGCGAGCCGCTGCTCGACGAGACCGGCAGCACGTCGATCCTCGAGCAGCACGACCAGCTGACGCGCGTGTCCGAGCTCCTCGCCGCCCAGCGGGAGCGGCTGCAGACGATCCGCGACGAGCTCGGGAGCGCCCAGGCCGAGCTCCTCAACCGGAACCTCTACGTCCTGTCGGTGATTTCGGCGATCTTCCTGCCGCTGGGGTTCATGACCGGGCTGATGGGGATCAACATGGGCGGAATCCCGGGCGCGCACTCCAGCCTCGGGTTCTGGGTCTTCGCGGTGCTGATGATCCTCGTCGCCGTCGGGATGCTCGTCGCGCTGCGCCGGGCGCGGATGCTGTAG
- the otsB gene encoding trehalose-phosphatase encodes MTPPVPERPALFLDFDGTLVEIADRPDGVVVAPTLHFLIERCVTRTSGAVAVVSGRRIEDIDGFLGIPIAAAGMHGLEHRAAPGDEIHYQPAPPEMDRLRTRIAAFPFLGDGVSMEDKGAGLAVHYRANPARERDVIRAMEEAIADLDTLHLICGKMVVEAKRRGFDKGAAVNSFMQRPPFQGRTPIFIGDDVTDEDGIRAANAGGGFGIKVGDGKTDAPYRLPDVEAVHAWLAQLAGVPA; translated from the coding sequence ATGACCCCACCCGTGCCGGAACGTCCGGCGCTGTTCCTCGACTTCGACGGAACGCTCGTCGAGATCGCCGATCGTCCCGACGGAGTCGTGGTTGCGCCGACCCTCCACTTCCTCATCGAACGCTGCGTGACGCGCACCTCCGGCGCGGTCGCCGTCGTCTCCGGCCGCAGGATCGAGGACATCGACGGCTTCCTCGGCATCCCCATCGCCGCCGCCGGCATGCATGGACTGGAACACCGCGCCGCCCCCGGCGACGAGATCCACTATCAGCCCGCCCCGCCCGAGATGGACCGGCTGCGAACGCGCATCGCCGCGTTCCCGTTCCTGGGCGACGGCGTCTCCATGGAGGACAAGGGCGCGGGACTTGCAGTGCACTACCGCGCCAATCCCGCGCGCGAGCGGGACGTCATCCGAGCCATGGAGGAGGCCATCGCCGATCTCGACACGCTGCACCTCATCTGCGGAAAAATGGTCGTCGAGGCCAAGCGCCGCGGGTTCGACAAGGGCGCGGCGGTCAACTCGTTCATGCAGCGGCCGCCGTTCCAGGGCCGCACGCCGATTTTCATTGGAGACGATGTGACGGACGAAGACGGTATTCGTGCCGCCAACGCGGGCGGCGGATTCGGCATCAAGGTCGGCGACGGCAAGACCGACGCCCCTTACCGCCTCCCCGACGTGGAGGCCGTCCACGCCTGGCTCGCCCAGCTCGCCGGAGTGCCTGCGTGA
- a CDS encoding glycoside hydrolase family 15 protein encodes MSTLALGMIGNCSVQALVDDEANIVWWCLPRPDGDPVFHSLLGTNGRPGDGQYSIHIEDYSHSKQWYIENTAILRTQLIATDGSTVEIDDFCPRFASRGRTFRPAQIVRRMRPVSGRPRVKIVLRPRFHWGKERPQITSGSNHVRFVGEGIAMRLTTDAPITYIRDETFFVLERELTLFLGPDESLTASPSSIGREFQEQTASYWKNWTLRLALPLEWQEAVIRAAITLKLCTFEETGAIVAAATTSIPEHSGSQRNWDYRYCWLRDAFFVVRALNALSDMQTLENYLAWIRDVIALTKGDHIQPVFGIGLEQALVERFEELPGYRDMGPVRVGNQAYEHYQHDVYGNIVLAAAQAFFDKRLMRQGTMEDFRHLEVIGDRAYMLHNEPDAGIWELRTRARVHTSSSLMCWAALDRLAKIANQLGVSPKHWRSRADEVHKKICDEAWNEKVGAFVESFGGEDLDASLLLMTEVNFIDPLDPRFVSTVDRIGEKLRRGNHLFRYHAADDFGRPETAFNVCTFWYIDALGRMERREEAREIYETMLDCRNHLGLLSEDVDPNSNELWGNFPQTYSMVGIINGAVRLSRRWDKVV; translated from the coding sequence GTGAGCACGCTGGCGCTGGGGATGATCGGCAACTGCTCCGTGCAGGCGCTGGTCGACGACGAGGCCAACATCGTCTGGTGGTGCCTGCCGCGACCCGACGGCGACCCGGTCTTCCACTCGCTGCTCGGCACCAACGGCAGGCCCGGTGACGGCCAGTACTCGATCCACATCGAGGACTACAGCCACTCCAAGCAGTGGTACATCGAGAACACCGCGATCCTGCGCACCCAGCTCATCGCGACGGACGGCTCGACGGTCGAGATCGACGACTTCTGCCCCCGCTTCGCCTCGCGCGGGCGCACGTTCCGCCCGGCGCAGATCGTCCGACGCATGCGCCCGGTCAGCGGCCGGCCGCGGGTCAAGATCGTGCTGCGGCCCCGCTTCCACTGGGGCAAGGAGCGGCCGCAGATCACGTCCGGCTCCAACCACGTGCGGTTCGTCGGCGAGGGCATCGCCATGCGCCTCACCACCGACGCACCGATCACCTACATCCGCGACGAGACCTTCTTCGTCCTCGAGCGCGAGCTCACCCTCTTCCTCGGCCCGGACGAGTCGCTGACGGCGAGCCCCTCGTCCATCGGCCGCGAGTTCCAGGAGCAGACCGCGTCCTACTGGAAGAACTGGACGCTGCGCCTCGCCCTGCCGCTCGAGTGGCAGGAGGCGGTGATCCGCGCCGCCATCACGCTGAAGCTCTGCACGTTCGAGGAGACCGGCGCCATCGTCGCCGCCGCCACCACCTCGATCCCGGAGCATTCCGGCTCGCAGCGCAACTGGGACTACCGCTACTGCTGGCTGCGGGACGCCTTCTTTGTCGTGCGCGCCCTCAACGCGCTCTCCGACATGCAGACGCTGGAGAACTATCTCGCCTGGATCCGCGACGTGATCGCGCTCACCAAGGGCGACCACATCCAGCCGGTGTTCGGCATCGGCCTCGAGCAGGCGCTGGTCGAGCGGTTCGAGGAGCTTCCCGGCTACCGCGACATGGGCCCGGTGCGCGTCGGCAACCAAGCCTACGAGCACTATCAGCACGACGTCTACGGCAACATCGTGCTGGCCGCCGCGCAGGCCTTCTTCGACAAGCGCCTGATGCGTCAGGGCACGATGGAGGACTTCCGCCATCTCGAGGTGATCGGCGACCGTGCCTACATGCTCCACAACGAGCCGGACGCCGGCATCTGGGAGCTGCGCACCCGCGCCCGCGTCCACACCTCGTCGTCGCTGATGTGCTGGGCCGCGCTCGACCGCCTCGCCAAGATCGCCAACCAGCTCGGCGTCTCGCCGAAGCACTGGCGCTCGCGCGCCGACGAGGTGCACAAGAAGATCTGCGACGAGGCGTGGAACGAGAAGGTGGGCGCCTTCGTGGAGTCCTTCGGCGGCGAGGACCTCGACGCCTCGCTCCTGCTGATGACCGAGGTGAATTTCATCGACCCGCTCGACCCGCGGTTCGTGTCGACGGTCGACCGCATCGGCGAGAAGCTGCGGCGCGGCAACCACCTCTTCCGCTACCACGCGGCGGACGACTTCGGCCGGCCGGAGACGGCGTTCAACGTCTGCACCTTCTGGTACATCGACGCGCTCGGCCGCATGGAGCGGCGCGAGGAGGCACGCGAGATCTACGAGACGATGCTCGACTGCCGCAACCACCTCGGCCTCCTGTCGGAGGACGTCGACCCCAACAGCAACGAGCTTTGGGGCAATTTCCCGCAGACCTATTCGATGGTCGGCATCATCAACGGCGCCGTCCGCCTTTCCCGTCGGTGGGACAAGGTGGTCTGA
- a CDS encoding alpha,alpha-trehalose-phosphate synthase (UDP-forming), whose translation MSRIVVVSNRVGPLSDTGRAGGLAVALVDVLRERGGLWFGWSGQISEEGTYGPLRLHEEGNVSTATIDVTQADYDEFYAGFANRALWPTLHYRLDLTDFDKRLEQGYRRVNERFAQRLVPLLRPDDIVWVHDYHFFFLGEELRNAGITNPIGFFLHIPFPVPEVLTALPNHRRLAEAMSNYDLLGFQTSGHLHAFERYLFEEADGTRNDDHSISVFGRTVMADAYPIGIDANAFSNFHQSTEGADNYSLMRRELDTQKQIVGVDRIDYSKGLPERFEAFERLLEMYPEHKGEVTMLQIAPPSRSEVRAYLEIQRQLEGLSGRINGRFSDLDWTPIHLISRSFPRRSLAGIYRASAVGLVTPLRDGMNLVAKEYVAAQDPSDPGVLVLSRFAGAAEEMREAIIVNPYSIDELAEGLRQAIQMTRDERIDRWNALNEKVTTNTASAWSRRFLDDLTSINSPLLAETSRA comes from the coding sequence ATGTCCCGCATCGTCGTCGTGTCCAACAGAGTTGGACCGCTTTCCGACACGGGACGCGCGGGCGGGCTGGCCGTGGCTCTGGTCGACGTGCTGCGTGAACGCGGCGGCCTCTGGTTCGGCTGGTCCGGCCAGATCTCCGAGGAAGGCACCTACGGTCCGTTGCGCCTTCACGAGGAAGGCAACGTCTCGACCGCCACCATCGACGTCACGCAGGCCGACTACGACGAATTCTATGCCGGGTTCGCCAACCGCGCCCTCTGGCCGACGCTCCACTACCGCCTCGACCTGACCGACTTCGACAAGCGCCTCGAGCAGGGTTACCGCCGCGTCAACGAGCGCTTCGCCCAGCGCCTCGTCCCGCTGCTGCGGCCCGACGACATCGTCTGGGTTCACGACTACCACTTCTTCTTCCTGGGCGAGGAGCTGCGCAACGCCGGGATCACCAACCCCATCGGCTTCTTCCTGCACATCCCCTTCCCGGTGCCGGAGGTGCTGACCGCGCTTCCCAACCACCGCCGCCTCGCCGAGGCGATGTCGAACTACGACCTCCTCGGCTTCCAGACCTCCGGCCACCTCCACGCGTTCGAGCGCTACCTGTTCGAGGAGGCCGACGGCACCCGCAACGACGACCACTCGATCTCCGTCTTCGGCCGCACCGTGATGGCCGATGCCTACCCCATCGGCATCGACGCCAACGCCTTCTCCAACTTCCACCAGAGCACCGAGGGCGCGGACAACTACTCGCTGATGCGACGCGAGCTCGACACGCAGAAGCAGATCGTCGGCGTCGACCGGATCGACTACTCGAAGGGACTGCCGGAGCGCTTCGAGGCGTTCGAGCGCCTCCTCGAGATGTATCCCGAGCACAAGGGCGAGGTGACGATGCTGCAGATCGCGCCGCCCTCCCGCTCGGAGGTGCGCGCCTATCTGGAGATCCAGCGCCAGCTCGAGGGACTGTCGGGCCGTATCAACGGTCGCTTCTCCGACCTCGACTGGACGCCGATCCACCTTATCAGCCGCTCCTTCCCCCGCCGTTCCCTCGCCGGCATCTACCGCGCCTCGGCGGTCGGTCTGGTGACGCCGCTGCGCGACGGGATGAACCTCGTCGCCAAGGAGTACGTGGCGGCGCAGGACCCGAGCGATCCCGGCGTCCTTGTCCTCTCCCGCTTCGCCGGCGCGGCGGAGGAGATGCGCGAGGCGATCATCGTCAACCCGTACTCCATCGACGAGCTGGCGGAGGGTCTCCGGCAGGCGATCCAGATGACGCGGGACGAGCGGATCGACCGCTGGAACGCCCTCAACGAAAAAGTGACCACCAACACCGCCTCGGCGTGGTCACGGCGCTTCCTGGACGACCTGACGTCGATCAACAGCCCCCTGCTCGCCGAAACCTCGCGGGCCTGA
- a CDS encoding phospholipase D-like domain-containing protein, with the protein MTDPILIPDETCWAVEEAERFSVIVDAADYYRFAKQAMLKARHRVFLIGWDFDARIKLEPEEVTLEGPNRVGRFMEWLAQSRPDLDVRILKWDIGVLRSLGRGETPAFILHWLMPKGIDFRLDSAHPTTSAHHMKILIVDDALAFCGGIDMTMGRWDTRTHEERRPGRRSPRGKPMPPWHDVTTCVTGDAARGLARLAALRWYWATGEELDPVPEGEPHWPDGLVADFEGVPLGIARTLPRYEEREHVNEILGATYAVIRSAERFLYIESQYLASRRICEVLMERLAEPDGPEIVVINPDTADGWLEAKAMDTARVRMIRMLREADIHNRFRIYYPVNASGTPIYVHAKIMFADDRALKVGSANINNRSMGYDSECDLVIDAEHHPERRASVVRVRDGLLAEHLGCSPAEVADALERSGGSLMGAIDELNRPDRKHLVPLRARELTLAEELFAESDAADPIRPVGIRRIVYSLMRRAPVRQIRQFRRRRIEARNARTRTIE; encoded by the coding sequence ATGACCGATCCGATCCTCATCCCCGATGAAACCTGCTGGGCGGTCGAAGAGGCGGAGCGCTTCTCCGTCATCGTCGACGCCGCCGACTACTACCGCTTCGCCAAGCAGGCGATGCTGAAGGCCCGCCACCGCGTCTTCCTGATCGGCTGGGACTTCGACGCGCGCATCAAGCTGGAGCCGGAGGAGGTGACCCTCGAGGGTCCCAACCGGGTCGGCCGGTTCATGGAGTGGCTCGCCCAGTCGCGCCCCGACCTCGACGTGCGGATCCTCAAGTGGGACATCGGCGTGCTGCGGTCCCTCGGCCGCGGCGAGACCCCGGCCTTCATCCTCCACTGGCTGATGCCCAAGGGGATCGACTTCCGCCTCGACAGCGCCCACCCGACGACCTCGGCGCACCACATGAAGATCCTCATCGTCGACGACGCGCTCGCCTTCTGCGGCGGGATCGACATGACGATGGGCCGCTGGGACACCCGCACCCACGAGGAGCGCCGCCCCGGCCGCCGCTCGCCGCGCGGCAAGCCGATGCCGCCGTGGCACGACGTCACCACCTGCGTGACCGGCGACGCCGCGCGCGGCCTCGCCCGGCTGGCGGCGCTGCGCTGGTACTGGGCGACCGGCGAGGAGCTCGACCCGGTGCCGGAGGGCGAGCCGCACTGGCCGGACGGCCTCGTGGCGGACTTCGAGGGCGTGCCGCTCGGCATCGCCCGCACGCTGCCGCGCTACGAGGAGCGCGAGCACGTCAACGAGATCCTCGGCGCCACCTACGCGGTCATCCGCTCGGCCGAGCGCTTCCTCTACATCGAGAGCCAATACCTCGCGTCGCGGCGGATCTGCGAGGTGCTGATGGAACGCCTCGCCGAGCCCGACGGCCCGGAGATCGTCGTCATCAACCCGGACACCGCCGACGGCTGGCTCGAGGCGAAGGCGATGGACACGGCGCGGGTCCGCATGATCCGCATGCTGCGCGAGGCGGACATCCACAACCGCTTCCGCATCTACTACCCCGTGAACGCGTCCGGGACGCCCATCTACGTCCACGCCAAGATCATGTTCGCGGACGACCGGGCGCTGAAGGTCGGCTCGGCCAACATCAACAACCGGTCGATGGGCTACGACTCGGAGTGCGACCTCGTGATCGACGCCGAGCATCACCCCGAACGACGCGCCTCGGTGGTGCGGGTGCGCGACGGGCTTCTGGCGGAGCATCTCGGCTGCAGCCCGGCCGAGGTGGCGGACGCGCTGGAACGCTCCGGCGGCTCGCTGATGGGCGCGATCGACGAGCTGAACCGGCCCGACCGCAAGCATCTGGTGCCGCTGCGGGCGCGCGAGCTGACGCTGGCGGAGGAACTCTTCGCGGAGTCGGACGCTGCGGACCCGATCCGTCCCGTCGGCATCCGGCGGATCGTGTACAGCCTGATGCGCCGCGCGCCGGTCCGGCAGATCCGCCAGTTCCGTCGCCGCCGCATCGAGGCGCGCAACGCCAGGACGCGGACGATCGAGTAA
- a CDS encoding c-type cytochrome, with protein sequence MNSFELNKYIGALLAALVFIMGLSVLSEIIFDEEAPEKPGYEIAIEESSGAGEAKEEVPLAVLLASADVDAGAKVARQCQSCHTFDDGGANGIGPNLHGVVGRVIASHEGFSYSGALKEYGAGEPWTYEKLDHFIAGPRDAVPGTIMSFAGLRKPEDRANVLAYLKSQSPDAPDFPAPPAEEASAEGGDAAAAPAEGGEAAPAEGGDAAAAPAEGGEAAPAEGGDAAAAPAEGGEAAPAGESAAPAEEPAATETSGEAPAAAAPAQSEAAPAEGETPAAEAPSESAPAETETPAATEEPAPAEQPAQTEEPAGDEKRTDNSATEPATTDTAAAETAAPAPAEEKQTASLATEAAPAAEAAPATTEAAPAAEESHVTVTDAEPARVEIVNPSRAAQ encoded by the coding sequence ATGAACTCTTTCGAACTGAACAAATACATCGGCGCTTTGCTCGCCGCGCTGGTGTTCATCATGGGCCTCAGCGTGCTGTCCGAAATCATCTTCGACGAAGAGGCGCCGGAAAAGCCCGGCTACGAGATCGCCATCGAAGAGAGCAGCGGTGCAGGCGAAGCCAAGGAGGAGGTGCCGCTCGCGGTGCTCCTCGCCAGCGCGGATGTGGACGCCGGCGCCAAGGTCGCCCGCCAGTGCCAGTCCTGCCACACGTTCGACGACGGCGGTGCCAACGGCATCGGCCCGAACCTGCACGGCGTCGTGGGCCGCGTGATCGCCTCGCACGAGGGCTTCAGCTACTCCGGCGCGCTGAAGGAATACGGCGCAGGCGAGCCGTGGACCTACGAGAAGCTGGACCACTTCATCGCCGGCCCGCGTGACGCCGTCCCGGGCACGATCATGAGCTTCGCGGGCCTGCGCAAGCCGGAAGACCGGGCCAACGTCCTGGCGTACCTGAAGTCGCAGTCGCCGGACGCGCCGGACTTCCCCGCGCCGCCCGCCGAGGAGGCTTCCGCCGAGGGCGGCGATGCCGCCGCCGCGCCTGCCGAGGGTGGCGAAGCGGCCCCGGCCGAGGGCGGTGATGCCGCCGCCGCACCCGCCGAGGGCGGCGAAGCGGCTCCGGCCGAGGGCGGTGATGCCGCCGCCGCGCCGGCCGAGGGTGGCGAAGCGGCCCCGGCCGGGGAGAGCGCCGCTCCCGCCGAGGAGCCGGCTGCGACCGAGACCTCCGGGGAGGCTCCGGCCGCCGCGGCGCCGGCGCAGAGCGAAGCCGCTCCGGCCGAGGGCGAGACGCCCGCAGCCGAGGCGCCGTCCGAGAGCGCGCCGGCCGAGACCGAGACCCCGGCCGCGACCGAGGAGCCTGCGCCAGCCGAGCAGCCCGCGCAGACCGAGGAGCCGGCCGGCGACGAGAAGCGCACCGACAACAGCGCGACCGAGCCGGCGACGACCGACACCGCCGCGGCCGAGACCGCGGCGCCGGCCCCCGCCGAGGAGAAGCAGACGGCCTCCCTCGCCACCGAGGCGGCTCCGGCCGCTGAGGCGGCTCCGGCCACCACCGAGGCGGCGCCCGCCGCCGAGGAGTCGCACGTGACGGTGACCGACGCCGAGCCCGCTCGCGTCGAGATCGTCAACCCGAGCCGCGCCGCCCAGTAA
- a CDS encoding prephenate dehydratase, with the protein MTETNTVVYQGEPGANSHIAARDMFPQMEAVAMPTFEDCFAAVESGAARYAMIPIENSTAGRVADIHSLLPDSKVHFVGEYFLPIRHQLMVLPGADMAKVNRVYSHVQALGQCRSTLRRLGLTPVVAADTAGSARQVAADKDPTAAAIASRLAAEIYGLDIVHSDVEDEAHNTTRFVVMSAEPEPARRDGPVMTSFLFRVRNVPAALYKALGGFATNSVNMVKLESYQTGGQFFVSMFYADIEGHPEDEPVALALEELEFFSANVRILGTYAASPFRESIREPAENRSLRPGKAVAPGE; encoded by the coding sequence ATGACCGAGACAAACACTGTCGTCTACCAGGGAGAACCTGGCGCCAACTCGCACATCGCGGCCCGCGATATGTTTCCGCAGATGGAGGCGGTGGCGATGCCGACCTTCGAGGACTGCTTCGCCGCCGTCGAGAGCGGAGCCGCCCGCTACGCCATGATCCCGATCGAGAACTCGACCGCGGGACGCGTCGCCGACATCCACTCCCTCCTGCCGGACTCGAAGGTGCATTTCGTCGGCGAGTACTTTCTGCCGATCCGGCACCAGCTGATGGTGCTGCCGGGGGCCGACATGGCGAAGGTCAACCGGGTGTACAGCCACGTCCAGGCGCTCGGCCAGTGCCGCAGCACCCTGCGCCGTCTCGGCCTCACGCCCGTGGTGGCGGCCGACACGGCCGGTTCGGCGCGTCAGGTCGCCGCAGACAAGGACCCGACCGCCGCCGCCATCGCCTCCCGCCTCGCCGCCGAGATCTACGGCCTCGACATTGTTCACAGCGACGTCGAGGACGAGGCGCACAACACCACCCGCTTCGTCGTGATGTCGGCCGAGCCGGAGCCGGCCCGCCGCGACGGTCCGGTGATGACCTCGTTCCTGTTCCGCGTACGCAACGTGCCCGCCGCGCTCTACAAGGCGCTCGGCGGCTTCGCGACGAACAGCGTCAACATGGTCAAGCTGGAGAGCTACCAGACCGGCGGGCAGTTCTTCGTGTCGATGTTCTACGCCGACATCGAGGGACACCCCGAGGACGAGCCGGTCGCGCTGGCGCTCGAGGAGCTGGAGTTCTTCTCCGCCAACGTGCGCATCCTCGGCACCTACGCCGCGTCGCCGTTCCGGGAGTCGATCCGCGAGCCGGCGGAGAACCGCTCGCTGCGCCCCGGCAAGGCCGTCGCCCCGGGCGAATAG
- the nudC gene encoding NAD(+) diphosphatase gives MTLSYPLVDVSAQMAFGVNRLDRMSERRDDALLLSSLRRDPQARAFLYAGAQIVTKDGGFLFSKSEAEALGADWATTTFLGQSEDGPLFGASIPEADGLETKSLRSVALEAELPLDLLGPAAQASALLVWHRTHEFCGRCGHRTTLGEAGYRRECPNCGAQHFPRTDPVVIMLAIDGERCVLGRRANMSFYSSLAGFMEPGETIEAAVRREIWEEAGVATGRVVYHASQPWPFPANLMIGCFAEATSFEIDPRDKELEDVRWFDRKDLPSMLEGRNPPLAVPGAYSIAHYLIKTYAERGSEVLVNGR, from the coding sequence ATGACCCTCAGCTATCCCCTCGTCGATGTATCCGCGCAGATGGCGTTCGGCGTGAACCGGCTCGACCGCATGAGCGAGCGGCGCGACGACGCCCTGCTCCTCAGCTCCCTCCGCCGCGACCCGCAGGCGCGCGCCTTCCTCTACGCCGGCGCGCAGATCGTGACGAAGGACGGCGGCTTCCTCTTCAGCAAGTCGGAGGCGGAGGCGCTCGGCGCCGACTGGGCGACGACGACCTTCCTCGGCCAGAGCGAGGACGGCCCGCTCTTCGGCGCGTCGATCCCGGAGGCCGACGGGCTGGAGACGAAGAGCCTGCGTAGCGTCGCGCTGGAGGCGGAGCTGCCGCTCGACCTGCTCGGCCCCGCGGCGCAGGCTTCCGCGCTCCTCGTCTGGCACCGCACGCACGAGTTCTGCGGCCGCTGCGGCCACCGCACGACCCTTGGCGAGGCCGGCTACCGGCGCGAATGCCCCAACTGCGGCGCGCAGCATTTCCCCCGCACCGACCCGGTCGTCATCATGCTGGCGATCGACGGGGAGCGCTGCGTCCTCGGCCGCCGCGCCAACATGTCGTTCTATTCGAGCCTCGCCGGCTTCATGGAGCCGGGCGAGACGATCGAGGCGGCCGTCCGGCGCGAGATCTGGGAGGAGGCGGGCGTCGCCACGGGGCGCGTCGTCTACCACGCGAGCCAGCCCTGGCCCTTCCCTGCCAACCTGATGATCGGCTGCTTCGCCGAGGCGACGTCGTTCGAGATCGACCCGCGCGACAAGGAGCTCGAGGACGTGCGCTGGTTCGACCGGAAGGACCTCCCTTCCATGCTGGAGGGGCGCAACCCGCCGCTCGCGGTGCCGGGCGCCTATTCGATCGCCCACTATCTCATCAAGACCTACGCCGAGCGCGGCTCCGAGGTGCTCGTGAACGGACGCTGA